The following proteins are encoded in a genomic region of Methylibium petroleiphilum PM1:
- the hemW gene encoding radical SAM family heme chaperone HemW, with amino-acid sequence MNTRAIDVAALHQRAGTLQLAALPPLALYVHLPWCLKKCPYCDFNSHELTTAPMLRPDRPGAGTGRALDAGVESRYLDALRADLEGALPLVWGRRVVSVFIGGGTPSLFSPDAIGQLLADVRARLPLEPGCEITLEANPGTFERERFRAFRAAGVTRLSIGVQSFDDAKLKALGRVHDRAQALAAVEEARSAFDTFNLDLMYALPGQSLADCEADVRQALTFEPPHLSVYHLTLEPNTQFASRPPAGLPDDDTAFGMLDRITELTTAAGLGRYEVSAYARPGHRCQHNLNYWQFGDYLGIGAGAHSKLSFAHRVLRQTRWREPAAYLRQAVEGAAVSNEHEVARQELPFEFMLNALRLREGFELARFAERTGLAVTAIQRGLEAAEAKGLIERDLQRVWPTERGFDFLSDLQSLFLP; translated from the coding sequence GTGAACACGCGAGCTATCGACGTCGCGGCGCTGCACCAGCGCGCCGGCACGCTGCAATTGGCGGCCTTGCCGCCGCTGGCGCTGTACGTCCACCTGCCGTGGTGCCTGAAGAAGTGCCCCTACTGCGATTTCAACTCGCATGAGTTGACGACGGCGCCCATGCTCCGGCCCGACAGGCCCGGGGCTGGAACAGGCCGTGCGCTCGACGCCGGAGTGGAGTCGCGCTACCTCGACGCGCTGCGCGCCGACCTGGAGGGGGCTCTGCCGCTGGTCTGGGGCCGGCGCGTGGTCAGCGTCTTCATCGGCGGCGGCACGCCCAGCCTGTTCTCGCCCGACGCGATCGGGCAACTGCTGGCCGACGTGCGCGCCCGGTTGCCGCTGGAGCCCGGCTGCGAGATCACGCTCGAGGCCAACCCGGGCACCTTCGAGCGGGAGCGCTTCCGCGCTTTCCGCGCGGCCGGCGTGACGCGTCTGTCGATCGGCGTGCAGAGCTTCGACGACGCCAAGCTGAAGGCGCTGGGCCGGGTGCACGATCGCGCCCAGGCCCTGGCGGCTGTCGAGGAAGCGCGCTCGGCCTTCGACACCTTCAACCTCGACCTGATGTACGCGTTGCCAGGCCAGAGCCTGGCCGATTGCGAGGCCGACGTGCGGCAGGCGCTCACCTTCGAGCCGCCGCACCTGAGCGTCTACCACCTGACGCTGGAGCCGAACACCCAGTTCGCGTCGCGCCCGCCGGCCGGTCTGCCCGACGACGACACCGCCTTCGGCATGCTCGATCGCATCACCGAACTCACCACCGCAGCGGGCCTGGGGCGCTACGAAGTCTCGGCCTATGCGCGGCCCGGCCATCGCTGCCAGCACAACCTCAACTACTGGCAGTTCGGCGACTACTTGGGCATCGGGGCCGGTGCTCACAGCAAGCTCAGCTTCGCGCACCGCGTCCTGCGCCAGACCCGCTGGCGCGAGCCGGCGGCCTACCTGCGGCAGGCGGTGGAGGGCGCGGCGGTGTCCAACGAGCACGAGGTGGCGCGCCAGGAACTGCCGTTCGAGTTCATGCTCAATGCGCTGCGCTTGAGGGAGGGCTTCGAACTGGCCCGGTTCGCCGAGCGCACCGGCCTCGCGGTGACCGCGATCCAGCGCGGGCTGGAGGCGGCCGAGGCCAAGGGCCTGATCGAGCGCGATCTCCAGCGTGTCTGGCCGACCGAGCGCGGCTTCGATTTCCTCAGCGACCTGCAGTCGCTGTTCCTGCCGTAG
- a CDS encoding serine/threonine protein kinase gives MSKLKPAPLPAGTVVGGYQVIKKLAAGGFGVVYLCEDSERRLIALKEYLPASLAERSVGELTPRVKPEKQPLYRLGLKSFFEEGRSLAQISHPSVVSVLNFFRENETVYMVMNYLQGDTLQDFIVTARDLKRDKVFRESTIRSLFDEILRGLRIVHQHKMLHLDIKPANIFITNDNKAVMLDFGAAREVLSKEGNFIRPMYTPGFAAPEMYRRDGTLGPWTDIYAIGACIYACMQGYPPNDAPQRIEKDRLGLSLSRLRNVYSDNLIEVTEWCMSLDPLSRPQSVFALQKELARETERRYTKLSFSERLKLQLENIKTGAKA, from the coding sequence ATGTCAAAGCTGAAACCCGCGCCACTGCCTGCGGGCACCGTGGTCGGGGGTTACCAGGTCATCAAGAAGTTGGCGGCCGGCGGCTTTGGTGTCGTCTATCTCTGCGAAGACAGCGAGCGGCGGCTGATCGCGCTGAAGGAATACCTGCCCGCCTCGCTGGCCGAACGTTCGGTGGGTGAACTCACGCCCCGAGTCAAACCCGAGAAGCAGCCGCTGTATCGCCTGGGCTTGAAGAGCTTCTTCGAGGAAGGCCGTTCGCTCGCGCAGATCAGCCACCCGAGCGTGGTCTCGGTGCTGAACTTCTTCCGCGAGAACGAGACCGTCTACATGGTGATGAACTACCTGCAGGGCGACACCCTTCAGGACTTCATCGTCACGGCACGCGACCTGAAGCGCGACAAGGTTTTCAGGGAATCGACGATTCGTTCACTGTTCGACGAGATCCTCCGTGGACTGCGCATCGTGCATCAGCACAAGATGCTGCACTTGGACATCAAGCCGGCGAACATCTTCATCACGAACGACAACAAGGCGGTCATGCTCGACTTCGGCGCGGCCCGCGAGGTGCTGTCGAAGGAAGGCAATTTCATCCGTCCCATGTACACGCCGGGTTTCGCTGCGCCTGAGATGTACCGGCGCGATGGCACGCTCGGCCCCTGGACCGACATCTACGCGATCGGCGCGTGCATCTACGCCTGCATGCAGGGCTATCCGCCGAACGACGCGCCGCAGCGCATCGAGAAGGACCGCCTCGGGCTTTCGCTGTCGCGCTTGCGCAATGTGTATTCCGACAACCTGATCGAAGTCACCGAATGGTGCATGTCGCTCGACCCGCTGTCGCGCCCGCAGAGCGTGTTCGCGCTGCAGAAGGAACTGGCGCGCGAGACCGAGCGCCGCTACACCAAGCTCAGCTTCAGCGAGCGGCTGAAGCTGCAGCTCGAAAACATCAAGACCGGCGCGAAGGCGTGA
- a CDS encoding YicC/YloC family endoribonuclease — protein sequence MAVYSMTGYASASTGASATGENASESGHGPFAGVMVELRSVNSRFLDIAFRMPDEMRALEPALRELITGQLRRGKIELRLATRDDAGTAWPQPQTDQLHTLSRLENTVQSWLPNAPPLTVHEVLQWCRGAAPAVRLDDAALDAARRAVTGLVEARAREGEKLVVVLMQRVHRVRQLASDAQPLVPQVVQRQQQRFLERWQEALASSGAAQTLPQQALQERALNEAAAYAIRIDVAEELARLGAHLDEIERLLKAGGELGKRLDFLIQELQREANTLGSKSAALELTQISVEMKVAIEQMREQVQNIE from the coding sequence ATGGCAGTTTACAGCATGACCGGTTATGCAAGCGCATCGACCGGGGCCTCCGCCACAGGGGAAAACGCCAGCGAGAGCGGGCACGGTCCGTTCGCCGGGGTGATGGTGGAATTGCGCTCGGTCAACAGCCGCTTCCTGGACATCGCATTTCGCATGCCTGACGAAATGCGCGCGCTGGAACCGGCGCTGCGTGAGCTGATCACCGGCCAGCTGCGGCGCGGCAAGATCGAGTTGCGGCTCGCGACGCGGGACGACGCCGGCACCGCTTGGCCCCAGCCGCAGACCGATCAGCTGCACACGCTGTCGCGCCTGGAAAACACCGTGCAATCGTGGCTGCCGAACGCCCCGCCGCTGACGGTGCACGAGGTGCTGCAGTGGTGCCGCGGCGCGGCGCCGGCGGTGCGGCTCGACGACGCGGCGCTCGATGCCGCCCGGCGCGCCGTGACGGGGCTGGTCGAAGCGCGCGCGCGCGAGGGCGAGAAGCTCGTTGTGGTGCTGATGCAGCGCGTCCACCGCGTGCGGCAGCTGGCCAGCGATGCCCAGCCGCTGGTGCCGCAGGTGGTGCAGCGCCAGCAGCAACGCTTCTTGGAGCGCTGGCAGGAAGCCCTGGCATCGAGCGGTGCTGCGCAGACCCTGCCGCAGCAGGCACTGCAGGAACGCGCCCTGAACGAGGCGGCCGCTTATGCCATCCGGATCGACGTGGCCGAGGAGCTGGCGCGGCTCGGCGCCCACCTCGACGAGATCGAACGTCTGTTGAAGGCCGGTGGCGAGCTCGGCAAGCGCCTGGACTTCCTGATTCAAGAGTTGCAGCGCGAGGCCAACACGCTGGGCTCGAAGTCGGCCGCATTGGAGCTGACGCAGATCTCCGTGGAGATGAAGGTCGCGATCGAGCAGATGCGCGAGCAGGTGCAGAACATCGAGTGA
- a CDS encoding CheR family methyltransferase, with the protein MSAVLSSVPSASPPAGEREFDFEAADFQRVCALIYQRAGINLQPGKQAMVYSRLSRRLRDTGHRSVGSYLQWLEQHTGPAGEAEWQEFVNCLTTNLTSFFREEHHFPLLTQALQQRRGQAVRMWCNAASTGEEPYSLAMTVIEALGSQHNVKLVASDIDTKVLATASRGVYDADSRGLSPERLRAHFLRGKGANAGSIRVKPELARMIEFRAFNLMSSAWALGDPFDIVFCRNVMIYFDNPTQRRVLEGIHRVMKPGGLLFVGHSENFSDARELFRLRGKTVYERVDR; encoded by the coding sequence ATGAGCGCCGTGCTGTCATCCGTCCCGTCCGCTTCGCCGCCGGCCGGCGAACGCGAGTTCGATTTCGAAGCCGCCGACTTCCAGCGCGTCTGCGCCCTGATCTACCAGCGTGCCGGCATCAACCTGCAGCCGGGCAAGCAGGCCATGGTCTACAGCCGGCTGTCGCGCCGGCTACGCGACACCGGGCACCGCTCGGTCGGCAGCTACCTGCAGTGGCTGGAACAGCACACCGGCCCTGCCGGCGAGGCGGAGTGGCAGGAGTTCGTGAACTGCCTGACCACCAACCTGACGAGCTTCTTCCGAGAGGAGCACCACTTTCCGCTGCTGACGCAGGCGCTGCAGCAACGGCGTGGCCAGGCCGTGCGGATGTGGTGCAACGCGGCCTCCACCGGCGAGGAACCCTATTCGCTGGCGATGACGGTCATCGAGGCGCTGGGTTCCCAGCACAACGTCAAGCTCGTCGCCAGCGACATCGACACCAAGGTGCTGGCCACCGCGAGCCGCGGCGTCTACGACGCGGACTCTCGCGGCCTGAGCCCCGAACGGCTGCGCGCGCACTTCCTGCGCGGCAAAGGCGCCAACGCCGGCTCGATCCGCGTGAAGCCCGAACTGGCCCGCATGATCGAATTCCGCGCCTTCAACCTGATGAGCAGCGCCTGGGCGCTGGGAGACCCGTTCGACATCGTGTTCTGCCGCAACGTGATGATCTACTTCGACAACCCGACGCAGCGCCGCGTGCTGGAAGGCATCCACCGCGTGATGAAGCCGGGAGGCCTGCTGTTCGTCGGCCATTCCGAGAACTTCAGCGACGCGCGCGAACTGTTCCGCCTGCGCGGCAAGACGGTCTACGAGCGCGTGGATCGCTGA
- a CDS encoding PP2C family protein-serine/threonine phosphatase, with amino-acid sequence MRFSVYQISRKGGREKNEDRMGYCYTRDSGLFALADGMGGHPEGEVASQLALQTLAAMFQRDAKPVLKDPMRFLHDAIIAGHHQLIRYATEKALIDTPRTTIVACVLQGNTAYWAHCGDSRLYLVRGDKLIARTRDHSYSELQDTMAQVVPMGERFNRNVLFTCLGSPGKPVVDTVGPLILQKRDRLLLCSDGLWGSISDDTITEQLATRSISDAVPELVEQALRKGGPKSDNVTVLSVEWEAAENAVPDQAISTQTLGEEVFASTIQASVGAGSGEPDELDEAEIDRSIREINEAIRRSSESKKH; translated from the coding sequence ATGAGGTTCTCCGTCTACCAGATCAGCCGCAAGGGCGGCCGCGAGAAGAACGAAGACCGCATGGGCTATTGCTACACGCGGGATTCGGGGCTGTTCGCGCTGGCCGACGGCATGGGAGGGCACCCGGAGGGCGAGGTCGCCTCGCAGCTCGCGCTGCAGACGCTGGCCGCCATGTTCCAGCGCGATGCCAAGCCGGTGCTGAAGGACCCGATGCGCTTCCTGCACGATGCCATCATCGCGGGCCATCACCAGCTGATCCGCTACGCCACCGAGAAGGCGTTGATCGACACGCCACGCACCACCATTGTCGCCTGCGTTCTGCAGGGCAACACCGCCTACTGGGCGCACTGCGGCGATTCCCGGCTCTACCTGGTTCGCGGCGACAAGCTCATCGCCCGCACCCGCGACCACAGCTATTCCGAGCTGCAGGACACGATGGCGCAGGTCGTGCCGATGGGCGAGCGCTTCAACCGCAATGTGCTGTTCACTTGTCTGGGCAGCCCGGGCAAGCCCGTCGTCGATACCGTGGGGCCGTTGATCCTGCAGAAGCGCGATCGCCTGCTGCTCTGCTCCGACGGTCTGTGGGGCAGCATCAGCGACGACACCATCACCGAGCAGCTCGCCACGCGCTCGATCTCCGACGCCGTGCCTGAACTCGTCGAGCAGGCCCTGCGCAAGGGGGGTCCGAAGAGCGACAACGTGACAGTGCTCTCGGTCGAGTGGGAGGCGGCGGAGAATGCCGTCCCGGACCAGGCCATATCCACCCAGACCCTGGGCGAGGAGGTGTTCGCCTCCACGATCCAGGCCAGTGTCGGCGCCGGCTCCGGCGAACCCGACGAGCTGGACGAAGCCGAGATCGACCGCTCGATCCGCGAGATCAACGAGGCCATCCGGCGCTCGTCCGAATCCAAGAAGCACTGA
- the rph gene encoding ribonuclease PH — MGFERTQARAADALRPLTITRRYTKHAEGSVLIAFGDTKVLCTASVEEKVPPHKRGSGEGWVTAEYGMLPRSTHTRSDREAARGKQSGRTQEIQRLIGRSLRAVFDLKALGERSIHLDCDVLQADGGTRTAAITGAYVAAHDAVTWLLAQGKIGASPIREPVAAVSVGIVQGTPLLDLEYIEDSACDTDMNVVMTGAGHFIEVQGTAEGAAFSRAEMDRLLALAEQGIRTLVAAQAAALKD; from the coding sequence ATGGGTTTCGAACGCACGCAAGCCCGTGCAGCGGACGCTTTGCGCCCGCTCACCATCACCCGCCGCTACACGAAGCACGCCGAGGGTTCGGTGCTGATCGCCTTCGGCGACACCAAGGTGCTGTGTACGGCCTCGGTCGAGGAGAAGGTGCCGCCGCACAAGCGCGGCTCCGGCGAGGGCTGGGTCACCGCCGAGTACGGCATGTTGCCGCGCTCCACCCACACGCGCAGCGATCGTGAGGCCGCGCGCGGCAAGCAGAGCGGTCGCACGCAGGAGATCCAGCGCCTGATCGGTCGCTCGCTGCGCGCGGTGTTCGACTTGAAGGCATTGGGCGAACGCAGCATCCACCTCGACTGCGACGTGCTGCAGGCCGACGGTGGCACGCGCACCGCGGCGATCACCGGCGCCTACGTGGCGGCGCACGACGCGGTGACCTGGCTGCTGGCGCAGGGCAAGATCGGGGCCTCGCCGATCCGCGAGCCGGTGGCAGCGGTCAGCGTCGGCATCGTGCAGGGCACGCCCCTGCTGGATCTCGAGTACATCGAGGACTCCGCCTGCGATACCGACATGAATGTCGTGATGACCGGTGCCGGCCACTTCATCGAGGTGCAGGGTACCGCCGAAGGCGCTGCCTTCAGTCGCGCCGAGATGGACCGGCTGCTGGCGCTAGCCGAGCAGGGCATCCGTACCCTGGTCGCGGCCCAGGCCGCGGCGTTGAAGGACTGA
- a CDS encoding GGDEF domain-containing protein, whose protein sequence is MIVKPSRPSPPDAPLPTDGLHLDTALQLLQRAGHALSTGPRDATWLQQLVDALCDLSSRDALTGLANRRQFDLALERETDRVARSGEAALVLLLDIDHFKRVNDTYGHAAGDMVLQAVARTLQECVRPMDTVARYGGEEFAIVLPNCPPAFAQAAAERVRRAVEARTVPLPQGTMLSVTLSAGGAFAPPWVRSSARLWTERADAQLYRAKAEGRNRTCIEPTAVSLVSAEERGMLFSPSLPMPLDDAAATS, encoded by the coding sequence GTGATCGTGAAGCCTTCCCGCCCCTCGCCGCCGGACGCGCCCCTGCCCACCGACGGACTCCACCTCGACACCGCGCTGCAACTGCTGCAGCGCGCCGGGCACGCGCTGTCGACGGGTCCGCGCGACGCGACCTGGCTGCAGCAGCTGGTCGACGCGCTGTGCGACCTGTCCAGCCGAGACGCCCTCACCGGCCTGGCCAACCGCCGGCAGTTCGACCTTGCGCTCGAGCGCGAGACCGATCGTGTGGCCCGCTCGGGCGAGGCGGCACTGGTGCTGCTGCTCGACATCGACCATTTCAAGCGCGTCAACGATACCTACGGCCACGCCGCCGGCGACATGGTGCTGCAGGCCGTGGCGCGCACGCTGCAGGAATGCGTACGTCCGATGGACACCGTGGCCCGCTACGGCGGCGAGGAGTTCGCGATCGTGCTGCCCAACTGCCCACCGGCATTCGCCCAGGCGGCCGCCGAGCGCGTGCGCCGAGCGGTCGAGGCGCGCACCGTCCCGTTGCCACAGGGCACCATGCTGAGTGTCACCCTGAGCGCCGGTGGTGCCTTCGCTCCGCCATGGGTGCGCTCGTCGGCCCGCCTGTGGACCGAGCGTGCCGACGCCCAGCTCTACCGTGCCAAGGCCGAGGGCCGCAACCGCACGTGCATCGAGCCGACTGCCGTCTCGCTCGTCAGTGCCGAAGAGCGCGGCATGCTGTTCTCGCCCAGTCTGCCGATGCCACTCGACGATGCGGCGGCCACCTCCTAA
- the rdgB gene encoding RdgB/HAM1 family non-canonical purine NTP pyrophosphatase, with translation MRVVLASNNAKKLVELQRLFAALPIELVTQGSLGIAEAEEPHHTFVENALAKARHAAAEAGCAAIADDSGLCVDALGGAPGVVSAHYATVVLPAADREAQRAVQDAANNALLLDRLQGQADRRASFVSTLVALRHADDPQPLIAFGRWQGEILDAPRGEAGFGYDPLMFIPALGRSVAQMPAEEKSRCSHRALAARDMLALMRAHWLA, from the coding sequence GTGCGCGTGGTCCTGGCCTCCAACAACGCGAAGAAGCTGGTCGAACTGCAGCGGCTGTTCGCCGCGCTGCCGATCGAACTGGTGACGCAGGGTTCGCTGGGCATCGCCGAGGCCGAGGAGCCGCACCACACCTTCGTCGAGAACGCGTTGGCCAAGGCGCGGCACGCCGCTGCAGAGGCGGGCTGTGCGGCGATCGCCGACGACTCCGGCCTGTGTGTCGATGCGCTGGGGGGCGCTCCCGGGGTCGTTTCGGCCCATTACGCGACGGTCGTGCTGCCGGCCGCCGATCGCGAGGCACAGCGTGCAGTGCAGGACGCCGCCAACAACGCGCTGCTGCTCGATCGACTGCAAGGGCAGGCGGACCGGCGCGCCAGCTTCGTCAGCACCCTGGTCGCTTTGCGCCATGCCGACGATCCCCAGCCGCTGATCGCTTTCGGCCGCTGGCAGGGCGAAATCCTCGACGCGCCGCGCGGCGAGGCCGGCTTCGGCTACGACCCGCTGATGTTCATCCCGGCGCTCGGCCGCAGCGTCGCGCAGATGCCGGCCGAAGAGAAGAGCCGCTGCAGCCACCGGGCTCTCGCCGCGCGCGACATGCTTGCGCTGATGCGCGCACACTGGCTCGCGTGA
- a CDS encoding ribbon-helix-helix domain-containing protein has translation MSLHRIKLMLPPDLLEYVARRVAQGGYVNAGEYLRQLIRSDAADQQDRRLGNRLAADETRRGGTPAGDSR, from the coding sequence ATGAGCCTGCACAGGATCAAGCTCATGTTGCCGCCGGACCTCCTCGAGTACGTCGCCCGACGCGTGGCGCAGGGCGGCTACGTGAATGCAGGCGAGTACTTGCGCCAGCTGATTCGCAGCGATGCCGCGGATCAGCAAGACCGTCGATTGGGTAACAGGTTGGCGGCCGATGAGACAAGGCGCGGCGGCACGCCGGCCGGCGACTCGCGCTGA
- a CDS encoding protein-glutamate methylesterase/protein-glutamine glutaminase, which yields MAKIRVVVVDDSALVRSLLTEIINREPDMSCVGAASDPIVAREMIRNLDPDVITLDVEMPRMDGIDFLSRLMRLRPTPVVMVSTLTERGAEVTLKALELGAVDFVAKPKIGVADGLRQLGADITEKIRTAAQARVRKLVTAPSPAPGASAPRAAAPAASLGRLSTEKIVFIGASTGGTEATKEVLMALPADAPAVVITQHMPPGFTTSYANRLDGLCRISVREARDGERVLPGHAYIAPGGLHLSVERSGANYVARVQDGEPVNRHKPSVEVLFKSAARVVGPNAIGIMLTGMGADGAKAMREMRDAGSYNLCQDEASCVVFGMPREAIAAGAAHEVLPLSQIAPHLLDRLRSTAGLSLNRV from the coding sequence ATGGCGAAGATCCGTGTGGTGGTGGTGGACGATTCGGCGCTGGTGCGCAGCCTGCTCACCGAGATCATCAACCGCGAACCGGACATGAGCTGCGTCGGCGCGGCCAGCGACCCGATCGTCGCGCGCGAGATGATCCGCAACCTCGATCCCGACGTCATCACGCTCGACGTCGAGATGCCGCGCATGGACGGCATCGACTTCCTGTCGCGCCTGATGCGGCTGCGTCCCACACCGGTGGTGATGGTGTCCACGCTGACCGAGCGCGGTGCCGAAGTCACGCTGAAGGCGCTGGAACTGGGCGCCGTCGACTTTGTCGCCAAGCCGAAGATCGGCGTCGCCGATGGCCTGCGCCAGCTCGGCGCCGACATCACCGAGAAGATCCGCACCGCGGCCCAGGCCCGCGTGCGCAAGCTGGTCACGGCGCCGTCGCCGGCGCCCGGTGCCAGCGCACCGCGCGCGGCCGCGCCGGCTGCCAGCCTGGGCCGTCTGTCGACCGAGAAGATCGTGTTCATCGGCGCTTCGACCGGCGGCACCGAGGCCACCAAGGAGGTGCTGATGGCGCTGCCGGCCGACGCCCCGGCCGTCGTGATCACCCAGCACATGCCACCCGGCTTCACGACCAGCTACGCGAACCGGCTCGACGGCCTGTGCCGCATCAGCGTGCGCGAGGCACGCGACGGCGAGCGCGTGCTGCCCGGGCACGCCTACATCGCCCCCGGCGGCCTGCACCTGAGCGTGGAGCGCAGCGGCGCCAACTACGTCGCCCGCGTGCAGGACGGTGAGCCGGTCAACCGCCACAAGCCCAGCGTCGAGGTGCTGTTCAAGAGCGCGGCCCGCGTGGTGGGCCCGAACGCGATCGGCATCATGCTGACCGGCATGGGCGCCGACGGCGCCAAGGCAATGCGTGAGATGCGCGACGCCGGCAGCTACAACCTGTGCCAGGACGAGGCGAGCTGCGTGGTGTTCGGCATGCCGCGCGAGGCCATCGCGGCCGGCGCGGCGCACGAGGTGCTGCCGCTGTCGCAGATCGCACCGCACCTGCTCGATCGCCTGCGCAGCACCGCGGGCCTCTCGCTCAACCGGGTCTGA
- a CDS encoding tyrosine-type recombinase/integrase, which yields MGKLTDVAIRAWIRSGERFEGRSDGDGLVLTWREKRTAPSWRLRYRFAGKPRVMEIGSYSDLTLAAARQAAKELRAKIALGHDVAGEKQERKSTALARIEAARSVTTVGQLADEYFERMINGRWKHPNIVRSRIEKDIKPHLGKLALDAVEPRHIDAMLRAVVKRGAPTIANDVLRWVRRMFDYAIKRHLVRFNPAAAFDLADAGGKELARERALSRDELVTLFEAMRQAKGFSVQNELTVKLLLLLAVRKGELIAARWDEFELEADPPVWHLPGVRTKTGQPLDIPLPTMAVEWLLKLKELACNAEHVLPARKLQTRMVPHVCESTLGVAMGKVKHGLSHFTVHDFRRTARTHLAALGVEPHVAERCLNHKLKGVEGVYNRHDYFEERRRALEAWGRLLLKLGRDDATAKTGKAKAA from the coding sequence ATGGGAAAGCTGACTGACGTGGCGATCCGGGCCTGGATCCGGTCCGGGGAACGATTCGAGGGCCGCTCCGACGGCGATGGTCTCGTGCTGACCTGGCGAGAGAAGCGCACGGCGCCCAGCTGGCGACTGCGCTACCGCTTCGCCGGCAAGCCGAGGGTGATGGAGATCGGCAGCTACTCGGATCTCACCCTCGCCGCCGCACGCCAAGCCGCGAAGGAACTCCGCGCCAAGATCGCCCTCGGCCATGACGTGGCCGGCGAGAAGCAGGAGCGCAAGTCCACCGCCCTGGCCCGCATCGAGGCCGCGCGCAGCGTCACCACCGTCGGCCAGCTCGCCGACGAGTACTTCGAGCGCATGATCAATGGCCGTTGGAAGCACCCGAACATCGTGCGCAGCCGCATCGAGAAGGACATCAAGCCGCACCTGGGCAAGCTGGCCCTGGATGCGGTGGAGCCGAGGCACATCGACGCCATGCTGCGCGCCGTCGTCAAGCGCGGCGCGCCGACCATCGCCAACGACGTGCTGCGCTGGGTGCGGCGCATGTTCGACTACGCCATCAAGCGCCACCTGGTGCGCTTCAACCCGGCAGCGGCCTTCGACCTGGCGGACGCGGGCGGCAAGGAACTCGCCCGCGAGCGCGCGCTGTCACGCGATGAGCTGGTGACGCTGTTCGAGGCGATGCGCCAGGCCAAGGGCTTCAGCGTGCAGAACGAGCTGACGGTGAAGCTGCTGTTGCTGCTGGCCGTGCGCAAGGGCGAGCTGATCGCCGCACGCTGGGACGAGTTCGAGCTGGAGGCCGACCCGCCGGTGTGGCACCTGCCCGGCGTCCGCACCAAGACCGGCCAGCCGCTGGACATCCCGCTGCCGACCATGGCGGTGGAGTGGCTGCTGAAGCTGAAGGAGCTGGCCTGCAACGCCGAGCACGTGCTGCCGGCGCGCAAGCTCCAGACCCGCATGGTGCCGCACGTCTGCGAGTCGACCCTGGGCGTGGCGATGGGCAAGGTGAAGCACGGCCTGTCCCACTTCACGGTGCACGACTTCCGCCGCACCGCGCGCACCCACCTGGCCGCCCTGGGCGTGGAGCCGCACGTGGCCGAGCGTTGTCTGAACCACAAGCTCAAGGGCGTGGAAGGTGTCTACAACCGGCACGACTACTTCGAGGAGCGGCGGCGGGCTCTGGAAGCTTGGGGCCGGTTGCTGCTGAAGCTGGGGCGCGATGACGCGACGGCCAAGACCGGCAAGGCCAAGGCAGCTTGA
- the cheD gene encoding chemoreceptor glutamine deamidase CheD, with amino-acid sequence MLSSIAHPTGAAAGPARGTGRPFSRLEQLKAAPRKPGEASFFFFDAHFKADAVKVLPGEYFVHDEDLLIMTTLGSCIAACLWDRERRIGGLNHFMLPDGGGAMESGRYGSYAMELLINEMLKRGANRLTLEAKVFGGGAVVSGMNTLNVGERNTAFVLDYLKTERIPVVSKDVLDIYPRKVCFFPASGKAMVKRLAATNTDALVAQDRAAAKAVLPATGGGGSVDLF; translated from the coding sequence ATGCTCTCTTCCATCGCCCATCCCACAGGCGCTGCCGCCGGCCCCGCGCGCGGCACCGGCCGCCCGTTCTCCCGCCTCGAGCAGTTGAAGGCCGCGCCGCGCAAGCCAGGCGAGGCCTCCTTTTTCTTCTTCGACGCCCACTTCAAGGCCGACGCCGTGAAGGTGCTGCCGGGCGAGTACTTCGTCCATGACGAAGATCTGCTGATCATGACCACGCTGGGCTCCTGCATCGCCGCCTGCCTGTGGGACCGCGAGCGCCGCATCGGCGGACTCAACCACTTCATGCTGCCCGACGGCGGCGGTGCGATGGAATCGGGCCGCTACGGTTCCTATGCGATGGAGTTGCTCATCAACGAGATGCTCAAGCGCGGCGCGAACCGCCTGACGCTCGAGGCCAAGGTGTTCGGCGGCGGCGCGGTGGTGAGCGGGATGAACACGCTCAACGTCGGCGAGCGCAACACCGCCTTCGTGCTGGACTACCTGAAGACCGAGCGCATCCCGGTGGTCAGCAAGGACGTGCTCGACATCTACCCGCGCAAGGTGTGCTTCTTCCCGGCCAGCGGCAAGGCGATGGTCAAGCGGCTGGCAGCGACCAACACCGACGCCCTGGTGGCGCAGGATCGCGCGGCCGCGAAGGCCGTGCTGCCGGCCACGGGCGGTGGGGGCTCGGTGGACCTGTTCTGA